In one window of Fictibacillus phosphorivorans DNA:
- a CDS encoding amino acid permease: protein MSQQELKRDLANRHVQLIAIGGTIGTGLFLGSGKAIQLAGPSVIFAYLIVGIALFFMMRALGELLLSKEGYESFTDIAEDYLGPRAAFITGWTYWFCWIMTAMADVIAVGVYVQYWFDIPQWVPAIVCLLLLLGLNLLTVKLFGELEFWFALIKVITILALIVIAVVLLVIGYQTDAGTVSINNLWDHGGLFPNGMTGFLLSFQMVVFAFVGVELVGVAAAETSDPRKNIPSAINKIPLRILFFYVGALIVLLCINPWTQLNATESPFVKTFSLIGIPLAAGIINFVVLTSAASACNSGLFSTSRILFTLSKSEQAPRSFKKLTKNAVPGNALWVSAVVVSVGALLSKLLPEQAFGIVTTISAICFIWVWSVILISHIKYRKTRSDLHNKSAFKAPFAPFINYVVLALFGLILIVLLVAEATRPALLLTPIWFILLFFLYAFKKPMLK, encoded by the coding sequence GTGTCACAGCAAGAGTTGAAGAGAGATTTAGCTAACCGCCATGTGCAGCTGATTGCCATTGGCGGAACGATTGGAACTGGGTTATTTTTAGGTTCAGGAAAAGCGATTCAGCTTGCCGGACCGTCTGTTATATTTGCTTATTTAATCGTTGGGATCGCGTTGTTTTTTATGATGAGAGCGTTAGGAGAACTGCTGCTTTCGAAGGAAGGCTATGAGTCGTTTACCGATATTGCGGAGGACTATCTTGGTCCGCGAGCTGCGTTTATCACAGGATGGACGTATTGGTTCTGCTGGATCATGACAGCGATGGCCGATGTGATTGCGGTCGGTGTCTATGTTCAATATTGGTTTGACATACCGCAGTGGGTCCCGGCGATTGTCTGTTTGCTTCTTTTACTTGGGCTGAATCTGTTAACGGTAAAGCTTTTCGGGGAATTGGAGTTTTGGTTCGCTTTGATCAAGGTGATTACGATTTTAGCGTTAATTGTAATTGCCGTTGTCCTACTCGTTATTGGTTACCAGACGGATGCGGGGACAGTCTCCATAAACAACCTGTGGGATCATGGAGGTTTATTTCCTAATGGGATGACTGGGTTCTTACTCTCGTTCCAGATGGTTGTGTTCGCGTTTGTCGGAGTGGAATTGGTCGGTGTGGCGGCAGCAGAAACATCTGATCCGAGAAAGAATATTCCGTCTGCGATCAATAAGATTCCACTTCGAATTCTATTTTTCTATGTGGGTGCATTAATAGTGCTGCTATGCATCAATCCTTGGACACAATTGAACGCGACGGAAAGTCCATTCGTTAAAACGTTCAGCTTAATAGGAATTCCGCTTGCTGCTGGAATCATTAATTTTGTTGTGCTGACATCAGCGGCATCTGCATGCAACAGCGGGTTATTTTCAACGAGCCGCATTCTATTCACATTAAGCAAGAGTGAGCAGGCACCTCGATCTTTTAAAAAACTAACGAAAAATGCAGTGCCTGGGAATGCTCTTTGGGTTTCGGCTGTAGTTGTTTCAGTGGGAGCGCTCCTCAGTAAGCTACTTCCAGAGCAGGCTTTTGGCATCGTAACGACCATCAGTGCCATCTGTTTCATTTGGGTGTGGAGCGTGATCTTGATTAGCCATATTAAATACCGTAAGACACGATCTGATTTGCACAATAAGTCGGCGTTCAAAGCACCTTTTGCTCCATTCATTAATTATGTGGTGCTCGCGCTATTCGGATTAATTTTGATCGTGCTGCTCGTGGCAGAAGCTACACGTCCGGCGTTATTGCTGACACCCATTTGGTTTATTTTATTATTTTTCTTGTATGCTTTTAAAAAACCTATGCTGAAATAA
- the katG gene encoding catalase/peroxidase HPI — protein MENNNKPDQKEHTSAGQCPVTHHKDSAITTSRAPHGTTNKDWWPNQLNLNVLRQHDKKSNPMGDDFNYREEFSKLDYDALKKDLHALMTDSQDWWPADYGHYGPFFIRMSWHAAGTYRTADGRGGGGSGSQRFAPLNSWPDNVNLDKARRLLWPIKQKYGNKISWADLLVFTGNVAIESMGLKTFGFAGGREDIWHAEEDVYWGTEKEWLADNRYSGDRELEDPLAAVQMGLIYVNPEGPNGKPDPLASARDIRDTFSRMAMNDEETVALIAGGHTFGKAHGAGDPSLVGDDPEAADIETQGLGWLSRHGSGKGRDTISSGVDGAWTSNPTQWDYGYFDLLFGYEWELTKSRAGAYQWSPVDVTEEHMAPDAEDPSIKVKTMMTTADMALRMDPDYEKISRRYYENPDEFADAFARAWFKLLHRDMGPKVRYLGPEVPDEDLIWQDPVPSVDYDLSPSDIAQLKEKILNTGLSVSELVKTAWASASTYRVSDMRGGANGARIRLAPQKSWEANEPEQLEKVLGIYQDLQNQLDTKVSLADLIVLGGSAAVEKAARDAGFDVTVPFTPGRGDATPEQTDAVSFDVLEPVSDGFRNYQKKGYSTSPEEMFVDKAQLLGLSAPEMTVLVGGLRVLGTNYKNTKHGVFTDRVGTLTNDFFVNLLDMGVEWKSKGFNEYEGRDRKSGEVKRTASRFDLVFGSNSELRALAEVYAQNDNQEKFVRDFISAWVKVMDADRFDVKLK, from the coding sequence ATGGAAAACAACAACAAGCCCGATCAAAAAGAACACACATCTGCAGGTCAATGTCCTGTCACACACCACAAGGATAGTGCGATTACGACTTCAAGAGCGCCACATGGTACGACAAATAAGGATTGGTGGCCGAATCAACTCAACCTGAACGTTCTTCGCCAGCATGACAAAAAATCAAATCCGATGGGAGACGATTTTAATTATCGTGAAGAGTTCTCCAAACTGGATTATGACGCACTGAAGAAGGATCTTCATGCATTGATGACCGACAGCCAGGATTGGTGGCCGGCGGATTATGGTCACTATGGTCCTTTCTTCATTCGTATGTCTTGGCATGCGGCAGGTACATATCGTACGGCTGATGGACGCGGTGGCGGTGGATCAGGTTCTCAACGCTTCGCACCACTAAACAGCTGGCCGGATAACGTTAACTTGGATAAAGCTCGCCGTCTGTTATGGCCGATCAAACAAAAATACGGCAACAAGATCTCATGGGCAGATCTCCTTGTTTTCACTGGTAACGTAGCCATTGAATCCATGGGGCTAAAAACGTTTGGTTTTGCTGGTGGACGTGAAGATATTTGGCATGCAGAAGAAGATGTTTATTGGGGAACGGAAAAAGAATGGTTAGCGGACAACCGTTATTCGGGTGACCGTGAGCTTGAAGACCCCCTAGCTGCGGTTCAGATGGGTCTGATCTATGTGAATCCGGAAGGACCGAACGGAAAGCCTGATCCGCTCGCGAGTGCTCGTGATATTCGTGATACGTTCAGCCGTATGGCGATGAATGACGAAGAAACGGTTGCGCTTATCGCTGGTGGGCATACGTTCGGAAAAGCGCATGGCGCAGGGGATCCATCTCTTGTAGGTGACGATCCTGAAGCAGCAGATATCGAAACGCAAGGACTTGGCTGGTTGAGCCGTCACGGCAGCGGAAAAGGCCGAGATACCATTTCGAGTGGTGTTGATGGAGCTTGGACGTCGAACCCAACACAATGGGATTACGGATATTTTGATCTTCTGTTCGGTTACGAGTGGGAGTTAACGAAGAGTAGAGCAGGCGCTTACCAATGGAGTCCTGTTGATGTGACAGAAGAACACATGGCACCTGATGCCGAAGATCCATCCATCAAAGTAAAAACGATGATGACAACAGCGGATATGGCTTTACGTATGGATCCGGACTATGAAAAAATTTCTCGTCGTTATTATGAGAACCCAGATGAATTCGCTGATGCTTTTGCACGAGCGTGGTTCAAGCTCCTTCACCGTGACATGGGGCCGAAAGTTCGTTATCTAGGTCCTGAAGTACCAGACGAAGATCTCATTTGGCAAGACCCGGTGCCGAGTGTGGACTATGACCTATCACCATCTGACATCGCTCAGTTAAAAGAAAAGATCCTAAATACAGGACTATCCGTGAGTGAGCTCGTCAAAACAGCTTGGGCTTCAGCAAGCACGTACCGTGTTTCTGATATGCGCGGAGGTGCGAACGGTGCGCGAATCCGCCTAGCTCCTCAAAAGAGTTGGGAAGCGAACGAACCTGAGCAACTGGAGAAAGTGCTAGGAATCTATCAAGATCTACAAAACCAGCTCGACACGAAGGTAAGTCTTGCGGACTTAATCGTTCTTGGCGGAAGTGCTGCTGTTGAAAAAGCTGCAAGAGATGCAGGCTTTGATGTTACCGTTCCATTTACACCTGGACGCGGTGATGCGACGCCTGAACAAACGGACGCCGTTTCGTTTGATGTTTTAGAGCCGGTATCAGACGGGTTCCGCAATTATCAAAAGAAAGGATATAGCACAAGCCCTGAAGAGATGTTCGTAGACAAAGCGCAGCTACTAGGTCTGTCTGCTCCTGAAATGACTGTCCTTGTCGGTGGTCTTCGTGTACTCGGGACAAACTATAAGAATACGAAACACGGTGTTTTCACCGACCGCGTTGGAACGTTAACGAACGACTTTTTCGTAAACCTGCTCGACATGGGCGTAGAGTGGAAATCAAAAGGCTTTAACGAGTACGAAGGCCGCGACCGTAAATCAGGAGAAGTGAAGCGAACAGCTTCCCGCTTTGATCTTGTGTTCGGGTCCAACTCAGAACTTCGCGCACTCGCTGAAGTATATGCGCAGAACGACAACCAAGAAAAATTTGTACGCGACTTTATTTCAGCATGGGTGAAAGTAATGGACGCTGATCGATTTGATGTTAAATTAAAATAA
- a CDS encoding SRPBCC family protein — protein sequence MNLSRNRRTDTASKVIPVPPQIVYLAIINPDSLIQWLPPEGMSGKIDTYDCREGGAYKMTLTYELDELILGKTAENTDVAEGTFLELVPNQRIVQSVNFNSEDPAFSGEMIQKWILEDVSGGTNVTIVCENVPEGIRKEDHDTGLRSTLENLAAFTEKL from the coding sequence GTGAATTTGTCAAGAAATCGGAGAACAGATACTGCTTCAAAAGTGATCCCAGTTCCACCTCAAATCGTCTATCTAGCTATTATAAATCCGGATTCACTCATTCAATGGCTTCCGCCTGAAGGGATGTCGGGTAAAATTGATACCTATGATTGCCGAGAAGGAGGAGCTTATAAAATGACGCTTACGTATGAATTGGATGAGTTGATTCTAGGCAAAACGGCGGAAAACACAGATGTGGCGGAAGGAACATTTTTGGAGCTGGTCCCAAACCAGCGAATTGTCCAATCTGTTAACTTCAATTCCGAAGATCCTGCTTTCTCGGGTGAGATGATACAGAAATGGATATTGGAAGATGTTTCGGGAGGCACTAATGTTACAATCGTTTGTGAAAACGTACCAGAAGGTATTCGTAAGGAAGATCACGACACTGGACTAAGGTCCACGCTAGAAAATCTTGCTGCTTTTACTGAGAAATTGTAA
- a CDS encoding DMT family transporter produces the protein MEKEKIGLYLGLAGVICFSLTLPATTIAVEHFGTTIVGLGRTVIAALLVAVILIARREKVPNLQQFKSILIVAAGAVLGFPLLTSWAMKTLPVSHGAVEVALLPLATAGIAMYRGGERLSVRFWISSMIGSGAVILYAGSSGFGSLQVEDAGILAAVIILGLSYAEGGKLSKEIGSWQVIAWAIVIGAPIFVIPVALSISADMLDAPVQAWGSLIYLAVVSQFLAYVAWYAGMALGGIAQISQLQYLQPFLMIIFSALFLEESITTMTFVTAIIVVVSVYMGKNAPISNNHTSAKVIEKG, from the coding sequence TTGGAAAAAGAAAAGATAGGCCTATATCTAGGCTTAGCGGGTGTGATCTGCTTTAGTCTTACCTTGCCCGCGACGACTATCGCTGTTGAGCATTTCGGAACCACAATTGTGGGATTAGGAAGAACGGTAATCGCTGCATTATTAGTGGCCGTCATACTGATCGCGAGACGGGAAAAAGTGCCTAATCTACAGCAGTTTAAAAGCATCCTAATCGTTGCAGCAGGTGCAGTATTAGGTTTTCCTTTACTCACTTCATGGGCCATGAAGACGCTGCCGGTCTCACACGGCGCGGTAGAAGTAGCGCTATTGCCATTAGCAACAGCCGGTATCGCTATGTACAGAGGAGGAGAGAGGCTTTCTGTACGGTTCTGGATATCTAGTATGATTGGTTCAGGAGCAGTTATTTTATATGCAGGTTCTTCAGGCTTTGGTTCTCTTCAAGTTGAAGATGCAGGAATCTTAGCTGCCGTTATCATCTTAGGTCTTAGTTATGCAGAAGGAGGCAAGCTGTCAAAGGAGATCGGGAGCTGGCAAGTTATTGCATGGGCTATCGTGATAGGAGCACCCATCTTTGTTATACCGGTAGCGCTTAGTATTTCTGCTGACATGTTAGATGCTCCTGTACAAGCTTGGGGCAGTTTAATCTATTTGGCGGTGGTGAGCCAGTTTTTAGCTTATGTCGCATGGTATGCAGGCATGGCATTAGGCGGAATTGCACAGATCAGCCAGCTACAATATTTACAACCATTTCTGATGATTATATTTTCAGCACTATTCTTAGAAGAATCAATCACAACCATGACGTTTGTCACAGCTATCATTGTCGTCGTTTCGGTGTATATGGGTAAAAACGCGCCGATATCTAATAATCATACAAGTGCAAAGGTGATCGAAAAAGGATGA
- a CDS encoding PLP-dependent aminotransferase family protein, with translation MSPKYRIVLEDIKQQLTNGKLAAGHKLPSIRQLSVTYNCSKNTIIKAYNELEKEHLIYTVPQKGYYVVNEFRRPEDHPEVIDFLSAGPDKTLLPYTEFQHCLNQAIEHYKEEIFTYTDQQGLPSLRTQISKNLQLSQVFTDPKQLVIVSGSQQAIHLLTSLSFPNNKKNILIEQPTYFGMIETLKLNDVNTFGIELSMDGIDLERLEFIFKNNEIKFFYVIPRFQNPLGHSYTNSEKKRIVELAAKYDVYIVEDDFLGELEQDKKADPFFAFDTSGRVIYIQSFSKVFLPGLRIASVVLPNNMIESFLRYKFSADFNSPVLSQGALDIYLKSGMYYSHLKKIKNTYFHKMNELKRVCEQLLPEGTHYTKPDSGFYLSIYLPPHVSAKKLTSLLRTQHLLLDDGERMFLPECNQDNLIRLCISQVEKHQIQPGIEKIAQAIRVLKDSRHFHQISLI, from the coding sequence TTGAGTCCAAAATATAGAATCGTTTTAGAAGACATTAAGCAGCAGCTGACCAATGGGAAACTAGCAGCAGGCCATAAGCTCCCTTCTATCCGACAGCTATCTGTTACATATAACTGTAGCAAGAATACGATCATCAAAGCATACAATGAGCTGGAAAAAGAGCATTTGATATATACCGTGCCTCAAAAAGGCTATTATGTTGTCAATGAGTTTCGACGTCCTGAAGATCATCCTGAAGTAATTGATTTCTTATCTGCTGGACCGGATAAAACGCTATTGCCTTATACTGAATTTCAACACTGTTTAAATCAAGCGATCGAACACTATAAAGAAGAAATTTTCACCTATACCGATCAACAAGGCCTTCCTTCATTGCGAACCCAAATTTCTAAAAATCTTCAACTTTCTCAAGTGTTTACAGATCCCAAGCAGCTCGTCATCGTTTCAGGATCTCAGCAAGCGATTCATTTATTAACTTCCCTCTCTTTTCCGAACAACAAAAAGAATATATTAATAGAACAACCAACCTATTTTGGAATGATCGAAACGCTTAAACTGAACGATGTGAACACCTTTGGCATTGAATTATCCATGGACGGAATAGACTTAGAACGCCTCGAATTTATATTTAAAAATAACGAGATTAAGTTCTTCTATGTCATTCCTAGATTTCAGAATCCACTTGGCCATTCCTATACGAATAGTGAGAAGAAAAGAATCGTAGAGCTGGCAGCTAAATATGATGTCTATATCGTAGAAGACGATTTTCTTGGTGAACTAGAGCAGGATAAAAAAGCCGATCCGTTTTTCGCTTTTGATACATCAGGAAGAGTCATCTATATACAAAGCTTTTCAAAAGTCTTTCTCCCTGGGCTCCGGATTGCGAGTGTTGTCTTGCCCAACAACATGATTGAGAGCTTTTTACGTTATAAGTTTAGCGCTGACTTTAACAGCCCCGTTCTCTCGCAAGGTGCATTAGACATTTATTTAAAAAGCGGGATGTATTACAGTCATCTGAAAAAGATTAAGAACACCTATTTTCATAAAATGAATGAACTAAAAAGGGTATGTGAACAGTTACTTCCTGAAGGTACTCACTATACGAAGCCTGATTCAGGGTTTTACCTTTCCATCTATTTGCCTCCTCACGTATCAGCCAAAAAGCTTACATCCCTTTTACGAACACAACACCTTTTACTTGATGATGGCGAAAGAATGTTTCTGCCTGAATGTAATCAAGATAACCTCATTCGCTTGTGCATTTCTCAAGTTGAAAAACATCAAATACAACCCGGAATAGAAAAAATAGCTCAAGCCATACGTGTATTGAAAGACAGCAGACATTTTCATCAAATATCGCTGATTTAA
- a CDS encoding EcsC family protein, with product MSKNSLTESKISQVLDWSYEKAVNGLPGTETAAELAENYLKKNTSVDKAIDSLIRWQNAKGATSGFLTGLGGLITLPVAIPANVASVMYVQIRMIATIAHMRGYDLKDDQVKTFVFVCLTGQAATDILKQAGVKLGTSLAKEAIKKIPGEVIKAINKVVGIRLVTKFGEKGIINLGKAVPLVGGFIGGAVDGIGTNTIGKIAKRVFN from the coding sequence TTGTCGAAAAACAGTTTAACAGAGAGTAAGATAAGCCAAGTATTAGATTGGTCTTATGAAAAAGCTGTAAATGGGTTACCAGGGACTGAAACAGCTGCTGAGTTAGCAGAAAATTACTTAAAAAAGAATACTTCTGTCGATAAAGCCATTGATAGCTTAATACGTTGGCAAAATGCTAAAGGTGCAACAAGTGGTTTTTTGACTGGATTAGGTGGTTTAATTACTTTACCTGTTGCTATCCCTGCGAATGTTGCATCTGTTATGTATGTTCAAATTAGGATGATTGCTACAATTGCACATATGAGGGGTTACGACTTAAAAGATGATCAAGTTAAAACGTTTGTATTTGTTTGTTTAACTGGACAAGCGGCAACAGACATTCTGAAGCAGGCTGGAGTTAAATTAGGAACTTCTTTAGCTAAAGAGGCAATTAAAAAAATACCAGGTGAGGTAATTAAAGCAATTAATAAAGTGGTTGGTATTAGATTAGTAACAAAGTTTGGTGAAAAAGGAATTATTAATTTAGGAAAAGCAGTTCCATTAGTTGGTGGTTTTATTGGAGGCGCTGTTGATGGTATTGGTACTAACACCATTGGAAAGATTGCAAAAAGAGTTTTCAATTAA
- a CDS encoding DMT family transporter → MISFRKMLGASLYATMSISLWGISFVSTKAVLDKLDPFTLLVIRFGIGALFLLVLILVKKEHSMKLPIQYIPHLIVLGILGVFLHQVIQASALLSIDASSAGWLITLSPIFTVVLSMVFLHEKMTFPKAIGIILAISGVLLVTTAGGDRSLGFSINIGYLLMVLSTLNWAIYSVLLKSLKVPLPALVLTFYMSTLGLLLTLPFIYQNKSWEKLTLLDGVEWAHLIFLGVFVSGIAYWYWAKALEVLEATQVSVFLYLEPVSTLIAAVLLLHEKVIYTSILGGAIIILGVIFVNGHLVGLINRWSARR, encoded by the coding sequence ATGATTTCATTTCGAAAAATGCTAGGAGCCTCATTGTATGCCACCATGTCCATCAGCCTTTGGGGAATATCCTTTGTCTCGACTAAAGCGGTACTGGACAAGCTTGATCCCTTTACTCTTCTGGTCATCCGTTTTGGTATAGGTGCATTATTTTTATTAGTACTTATCCTTGTAAAAAAGGAACATTCCATGAAGCTGCCGATACAGTATATCCCTCACTTAATTGTATTAGGGATTCTTGGTGTTTTTCTTCATCAAGTTATTCAGGCAAGCGCGCTTTTATCCATTGATGCATCTTCTGCAGGCTGGCTCATTACGTTATCCCCCATTTTCACCGTCGTTCTTTCCATGGTCTTTCTGCATGAAAAGATGACATTTCCAAAGGCTATTGGAATTATTTTGGCCATTAGTGGTGTATTGCTGGTCACAACAGCAGGTGGAGACAGGTCATTAGGATTCTCAATCAACATCGGGTATCTACTGATGGTTCTCAGTACCTTAAATTGGGCCATTTATTCAGTTTTACTAAAAAGCCTAAAAGTGCCATTGCCTGCATTGGTCCTCACCTTTTACATGAGTACTTTGGGACTTTTGCTTACTCTCCCATTCATCTATCAGAACAAAAGCTGGGAAAAGCTTACTCTTCTAGATGGAGTAGAATGGGCTCATCTTATCTTCCTTGGAGTCTTTGTATCCGGTATTGCCTACTGGTACTGGGCAAAAGCATTAGAGGTGTTGGAGGCCACTCAAGTATCCGTTTTCTTATACCTTGAACCAGTCTCTACACTGATAGCAGCCGTGCTACTTCTACATGAAAAGGTTATTTATACCAGTATTCTAGGTGGAGCAATCATTATCCTTGGGGTTATTTTCGTAAATGGTCATCTAGTTGGACTGATAAATCGATGGAGTGCGAGGCGGTAG
- a CDS encoding zinc ribbon domain-containing protein YjdM, producing the protein MSNLPNCPKCSSAYVYEDGTFLVCPECAHEWSLETESESDEKVVKDFNGNILQDGDSVSVIKDLKVKGTSSVIKIGTKVKGIRLVEGDHDIDCKIDGFGAMKLKSEFVKKI; encoded by the coding sequence ATGTCTAACCTACCAAACTGTCCGAAATGTAGCTCTGCTTATGTGTATGAGGATGGAACATTTCTCGTATGTCCAGAATGTGCACATGAATGGTCACTCGAAACAGAGAGCGAATCAGACGAAAAGGTTGTAAAAGATTTCAACGGAAACATCCTTCAAGACGGTGACTCTGTATCTGTAATTAAAGATCTTAAAGTCAAAGGAACATCTTCTGTTATTAAGATCGGAACAAAAGTAAAAGGCATTCGTCTCGTCGAGGGTGATCATGATATTGATTGTAAGATTGACGGATTTGGCGCGATGAAATTGAAGTCCGAGTTTGTAAAAAAGATTTAG
- a CDS encoding radical SAM/SPASM domain-containing protein yields the protein MKRFKKFYIEITSICNLACHFCPPTERAKQFISIDDFTKRLDQIKPYTDFIYLHVKGEPLLHPKIDQLLDIAHERGFKVNITTNGTLIKKNWDKLINKPALRQMNFSLHSFDGHVGQSMTDKEEYVRTILSFVQEATRESSLFVSLRLWNLTQDNATNLEKQRNRQLLEIIENEFNLGFKIEEKLTPGKGIKLADQIFINQDYEFKWPALHEEEDDGKGFCYGLRNQAGILANGTVIPCCLDGEGVINLGNINETDFSTIIEGDRANNLVDGFSRREAVEELCRKCGYRKRFGK from the coding sequence ATGAAAAGATTTAAGAAGTTTTATATAGAGATTACGAGTATCTGTAATTTGGCGTGTCATTTTTGTCCTCCAACTGAACGAGCTAAACAGTTCATCTCCATTGATGATTTTACGAAACGTTTAGACCAGATCAAGCCGTATACCGATTTCATCTATTTGCATGTAAAAGGTGAGCCGTTGCTTCATCCGAAAATCGATCAGTTATTGGACATAGCCCATGAAAGAGGATTTAAAGTTAATATCACGACGAATGGGACACTCATCAAAAAGAACTGGGACAAGCTTATCAATAAGCCCGCGCTCAGACAGATGAATTTCTCCCTTCATAGTTTTGATGGCCACGTCGGTCAGAGTATGACGGATAAAGAAGAATACGTTAGAACGATCCTTTCTTTTGTACAAGAAGCAACGAGAGAGTCTTCATTATTTGTTTCTTTAAGGCTTTGGAACCTGACGCAAGACAATGCGACAAACTTGGAAAAACAGCGTAACCGTCAGCTGCTTGAGATTATTGAAAACGAATTTAATCTCGGATTTAAAATTGAAGAAAAGCTCACGCCGGGTAAAGGTATCAAACTAGCGGATCAAATTTTCATCAATCAAGATTACGAGTTTAAATGGCCGGCACTGCATGAGGAAGAGGACGATGGAAAAGGATTCTGCTACGGTCTTCGCAATCAAGCGGGCATTTTGGCGAACGGAACGGTCATTCCTTGTTGTTTAGATGGAGAAGGTGTGATTAATTTAGGAAATATCAATGAAACAGACTTCTCAACTATTATTGAAGGTGACCGAGCAAATAATCTTGTAGATGGGTTTTCACGAAGAGAAGCGGTTGAGGAACTTTGCAGAAAATGTGGTTATCGTAAGCGGTTCGGTAAATAA